AGTGAGCCGTCACGAGGTCAACCAGCTGGTGCACCCCAACGCCATTTTCACCATCAAGGTTGGCGACGCCTCGGTGCACGACCGCGTACTGCGATCGGTATGGAGTTTTTTCTTTCTGTACGTGCTGTTCAGTTGCCTGTTCGTCTGGGCGCTGAACCTGATGGGCTATGACATGATGACCGCGTTCGCTACCGTCGCCGCCTGCATCAACAATATGGGCCTGGGGTTTGGCGAAACGGCGGCCGGCTTCGGCACGCTCTCCGATCCCGCCAAATGGCTGATGTGCGCCGCCATGCTGCTGGGACGCCTGGAGATTTACCCGATTCTGATTTTATGCTCCCGCACCTTCTGGCGTTTCTGATGCCCGCCGCCTGTCGGCATGGTCGACAGGCGGTCTTAATTTCCATTCAAAAACAATCTATTAAGCAAGCTCACCGCCCGTAAATTCAAGTTATGTCAATTTTAGTGTATACTCCTCCAGCACTATTTTTCTGGCGTACACACGCTATTTTCTCTGGAGTTGTTATTTCCAACTACTCGCTTTATCCCAGATAATTTGGACTGCATCACGACGGTAAGGGAGCGCATCTCAATGAAGCGATAATTTGGGTGCAACCGTCGGCAACACTGATGCAGCTTCAAGCATAAAGGGGATATCACTCCCTAACGGACTAGAAGGTATTCTATGAGCCAAAACGACACTGAAAACGTGGCACGTCGTAGCCATATCAATCCTCCGGTATTTTTCATTTCCGCCGCACTGATCATCGTCCTGGTGGCGTTTGCCGCGCTCTATCCCGAGCTGGCCGATCGTAAATTCAAAGCACTACAACAAGGGATATTCACCAACGCCAGCTGGTTCTACATTCTGGCGGTCGCGCTGATTCTGCTCAGCGTCACCTATCTGGGTCTGTCGCGTTACGGCAACATCAAGCTGGGGCCGGATCACGCTCAGCCGGACTTCAGCTATGTCTCCTGGTTCGCCATGCTGTTTTCCGCCGGTATGGGCATCGGCCTGATGTTCTTCGGCGTCGCCGAACCGGTGATGCACTATCTTTCCCCGCCGGTCGGCACGCCGGAAACGGTGGAGGCGGCAAAACAGGCCATGCGTCTGACCTTCTTCCACTGGGGCCTGCACGCCTGGGCGATTTACGCCATCGTGGCGCTGATCCTGGCGTTCTTCAGCTACCGTCACGGCCTGCCGCTGACGCTGCGCTCGGCGCTGTACCCGATTATCGGCGACCGCATCTACGGGCCGCTGGGCCATGCGGTGGATATCTTCGCCGTTATCGGCACCGTTTTCGGTGTCGCCACCTCGCTGGGCTACGGCGTGCTGCAGGTCAACGCCGGCCTGAATCATCTGTTCGGCCTGCCGATCAATGAAACGGTGCAGGTGGTGCTGATCGTGGTGATCACCGGGCTGGCGACGCTGTCGGTGGTATCCGGGCTGGACAAAGGCATCCGCATCCTGTCCGAACTGAACCTCAGCCTGGCGATCCTGCTGCTGGTGCTGGTCGGTATCCTCGGCCCGACCGTGCTGCTGCTGAAATCCTTTGTGGAAAACACCGGCGGCTACCTGTCTGAAATCGTCAGCAAAACCTTTAACCTGTACGCTTACGAGCCGAAATCCAGCAACTGGCTGGGCGGCTGGACGCTGCTGTACTGGGGTTGGTGGCTCTCCTGGTCGCCGTTTGTCGGTATGTTTATCGCCCGCGTTTCCCGCGGCCGCACCATCCGCGAATTCGTTACCGGCGTGCTGTTTGTTCCGGCCGGTTTCACCCTGCTGTGGATGACCTTCTTCGGCAACAGCGCTATTCATCTGATTATGGCTGAAGGCGCGCGCGATCTGGCGACAACGGTGCAGACCGACGTCTCGCTGGCGCTGTTTAACTTCCTGGAGCACTTCCCGTTCGCCAATATCCTGTCGTTTATCGCCATGGCGATGGTGGTGGTGTTCTTTGTCACCTCGGCGGACTCCGGCGCCATGGTGGTTGATACGCTGGCTTCGGGCGGTTCCGACAAAACGCCAATCTGGCAGCGTATCTTCTGGGCCGCGCTGATG
The nucleotide sequence above comes from Serratia rhizosphaerae. Encoded proteins:
- a CDS encoding BCCT family transporter; the encoded protein is MSQNDTENVARRSHINPPVFFISAALIIVLVAFAALYPELADRKFKALQQGIFTNASWFYILAVALILLSVTYLGLSRYGNIKLGPDHAQPDFSYVSWFAMLFSAGMGIGLMFFGVAEPVMHYLSPPVGTPETVEAAKQAMRLTFFHWGLHAWAIYAIVALILAFFSYRHGLPLTLRSALYPIIGDRIYGPLGHAVDIFAVIGTVFGVATSLGYGVLQVNAGLNHLFGLPINETVQVVLIVVITGLATLSVVSGLDKGIRILSELNLSLAILLLVLVGILGPTVLLLKSFVENTGGYLSEIVSKTFNLYAYEPKSSNWLGGWTLLYWGWWLSWSPFVGMFIARVSRGRTIREFVTGVLFVPAGFTLLWMTFFGNSAIHLIMAEGARDLATTVQTDVSLALFNFLEHFPFANILSFIAMAMVVVFFVTSADSGAMVVDTLASGGSDKTPIWQRIFWAALMGVVAIALLVAGGLSALQTVTIASALPFSIILLISIYGLLKALRVDAHKRDSQTTTTIAPTAARNPISWQRRLRNIAYFPKRSHVKRFVSEVVHPAMTLVEAELIKQSTESSIDDTQDDRIRFEVDLGDDLNFVYEVRLRAYIQPAFALAGLNDEERDEEHKYYRAEIHLKEGGQDYDVMGWTQEQIIHDILDQYEKHLHFLHLVR